The Ananas comosus cultivar F153 linkage group 2, ASM154086v1, whole genome shotgun sequence genome contains a region encoding:
- the LOC109728132 gene encoding protein ALTERED XYLOGLUCAN 4-like has translation MGTTHHPRHSHFLTKKLITWALYALIPLALLHFYLFPLFSPHHPSPSPHHSQNSTHTISSSHQATGAARTDEFGLIRRRQRCDYAEGRWVRDAAEPLYNGTSCRTIKDSRNCMAHGRPDTGYLYWRWKPKHCTLPPFDPASFLTLLKNTHLAMIGDSLARNQLESLLCLLATSSRPELVYSDGEVDKFPRWVFLEYNATVSAFWSPFLVRGVERTGAAGQTHNVLYLDSADARWASELDKMDTVLFCVGHWFVYPSVYYEGDAVLGTHHFPELNHTEIGFFAAFRMAIRRALREVVDAQNRSGGGAEKEKLVVVTTFPPAHFEGEWDKAGACPKKEPFGEGEKEMDYTDKEMRKIEVEEVAAASAAVAERGAMLKIKVLDVTELAWMRPDGHPGPYMHPNPFAEGPKKRVQNDCVHWCLPGPVDAWNEILLERMKKWKEE, from the exons ATGGGCACAACCCACCACCCCCGCCACAGCCATTTCCTCACCAAAAAGCTCATCACTTGGGCTCTCTATGCTCTCATCCCCTTAGCCCTCCTCCATTTCTACCTCTTCCCCCTCTTCTCCCCCCATCACCCATCCCCATCTCCTCATCATTCCCAAAACTCCACCCATACGATCTCCTCTTCCCACCAAg CAACAGGTGCTGCGAGAACCGATGAGTTCGGATTAATCCGGAGGAGGCAGCGGTGCGACTACGCGGAGGGGCGATGGGTTCGGGACGCGGCGGAGCCGCTGTACAACGGCACGAGCTGCCGCACCATCAAGGACAGCCGGAACTGCATGGCGCACGGCCGCCCCGACACCGGCTATCTGTACTGGCGCTGGAAGCCGAAGCACTGCACCCTCCCGCCGTTCGACCCCGCGTCATTTCTTACACTACTGAAGAACAC GCACTTAGCGATGATCGGCGACTCCTTGGCGCGGAACCAACTGGAGTCGCTGCTCTGCCTCCTCGCCACCTCGTCGCGCCCCGAGCTCGTCTACAGCGACGGCGAGGTCGACAAGTTCCCGCGGTGGGTCTTCCTCGAGTACAACGCCACCGTGTCGGCGTTCTGGTCGCCGTTTCTTGTTAGAGGCGTCGAGAGAACCGGCGCGGCAGGGCAGACTCACAACGTGCTGTACCTCGACTCCGCCGACGCGCGGTGGGCGTCGGAATTGGATAAGATGGACACGGTGCTGTTCTGTGTCGGGCACTGGTTCGTGTACCCGTCCGTGTACTACGAGGGCGATGCCGTGCTGGGCACCCACCATTTCCCGGAACTCAATCACACCGAGATCGGATTCTTCGCCGCGTTCCGGATGGCGATCCGGAGGGCTCTTCGAGAGGTCGTGGACGCGCAGAaccgcagcggcggcggtgcCGAGAAGGAGAAGTTGGTGGTGGTGACGACGTTCCCGCCGGCGCACTTCGAGGGGGAGTGGGACAAGGCCGGAGCCTGCCCGAAGAAGGAGCCGTTCGGAGAAGGGGAGAAGGAGATGGACTACACGGACAAGGAGATGCGGAAAATTGAGGtggaggaggtggcggcggcgtcggcggcggtggcggagagGGGTGCAATGCTGAAAATCAAGGTGCTGGACGTGACAGAGTTGGCCTGGATGCGCCCGGACGGGCACCCGGGCCCGTACATGCATCCGAATCCATTCGCCGAGGGGCCGAAGAAAAGGGTGCAGAACGATTGCGTGCACTGGTGCCTGCCTGGGCCGGTTGATGCGTGGAACGAGATATTGCTCGAAAGGATGAAGAAATGGAAAGAAGAGTAA